The DNA window AGCTCGTTAAATTTGGaagataaaatatgaaaattttaaatatgaaaagatTGCAATCCGATTAGCTTGGCTGACTCACAATCCCACGGGTTGAGCATAGGTATAACTATTATCTATTATTCCTTCTTATTTGACAACAAATTCGATATTTAATTCATGAacttttataatatatataataaaataattttataaaataaaattaaccattttatatttcatacacatatttgttaaatatttattattataataatagacGTGTAAACTAGCAAATTCAAATGATATATTTTGAATCTAAAAACatgctttaatttttttttaaatatgcttatattttattttacttattcaaATCTTAGTATTTAATCAAGATATGTTTTAACCATATAtctttaaaattattataattaaatggtttacatttcataaatatgactaaatttcataattatgtATTGGATTAGTCATATgatggagtgtgtaataaatgaagtgagatagtggttgttggagtgtgtaataatttaagtgaggtagtggaaagtgagacccttttgactttttgtatgtttagaattttgttttgttttatttttatgaaagtaatggCATATGAGTATAAATTTGATGAataatgaggttaaattttatgtctAAATATGGTAGAttctaaatgtgactcttaaactgggacggacttAAATGACAAAATGTAACTTTTAaactggaacggagggagtattaattttattggtAGCACCCTTATTGGTCCGCTGGCCAGCTGAAAATCCTTATGTTTATGGTTGAAAAATTTTAATCCGATAAAATCGCAATCCAATTAGCATTCACTCAATTAGCATGCGATCTGAATATGGTTGACCCGAAATCCACTTTGAGGTTTGTGATTGGTTCTCTTCAAGTGGGCTTAGAGTATAGTACTAGTGTGCTCACCATCGCTATCAACTTATACCTCGCTATAGATATTTATAACTTTTGTCCAAAATGTTATTGTCTCTTGGAAGTTGGCAAAAACCAATTTTTAGAATAGAAGATAGAGCAAATGGTGGATTTTGTGAGCTTATGTGGGTTTACTCCAAGACTTCAAacttattttttgaattattttttataattctcTAGGATTCATAGGAAGAGAATATGAAAAGAGTAGAAATGAAagaaagaagatgaagatgaggaaATGTGGATGAACGAGGGTGAAGGGGATATTtttacactacaaaaaaaatgcatattagTGACGGAATTAGCGACGGCAACTGAAATTTCAAGAATTAGTGAGAGATAAGTGACTGAAAATCTTCGGTCACTAATTGGTGACAGAATCGTCCGTCACTAATCCGAATTTTCCATCAGCCACCTTATATTTCTGTCATTGTAATCTTAGTGACGGATTTATCcgtcactaatattttttactaACATGTTTTTTATTGACGGATCTGTCAATAAGTAATCTGTCACGAAATCTGTTAAGTGCCTAAATTTCACTGATTAGTGACGGATAATTCCGTCACTAAATTGcgatttttttgtagtgttataaagaaataatttatttcaattttttaaaatcatataCCCTTGTTTTCATTTATTATatctaataatttatttttatctaatAAAAATACCAACAAATTCTATAAACATAATTATATAATGGTGCAACAAActctatataattaaaattaatgaaaaaatatgcCGAAAATGATAGCAGGGAGATAGACACAAAATGCGGAccatcgattttttttttgagttaCACTCCTTTGATCAATATGAAAATATATGTGAATCCTTTGCTCTTGTATGCTAAACTCAAGGACTAAAACTTACCTATAAAAagttaagtaaaaataaatggAAAAGACAGATGGATGAAAAAGTGTAATATAAAAGGATAACGTCTTTGTGAACTTCATTTATTTGTTCAAGTCGACTGTTGTAGAAATTAACGTCACCCTCTAATTGTATGACGAACATGATTTGTCACAAACGTTTTTTCTTGAAATTTGGATATTCACATCCAAAATCATGAATGCATATACTCGAAGCAAATGATGCCAATATACATCACGATATAAAGCGGCTAATTATTGTGATGTAAAACATATTCGAAGTTTTAATTGAACAAGAATTGGAACTTAGCATTGCTGAAAAATCTTTTTGACTCAATTAGCCTGACGTGTTAGCTCGAAATTCGAAGGGTTAGGATTAAGGTTGAAAAATTTTAATCCAAAAAAATCATAATGTGAGTAGCTCGAATCTGAGAAGGTCGGTTCGATAGACATCCCTAGTTATATGGTATTGCATTTAAATTAACACCTGAATCACAAATTCTGCATCATATCTGATTATAAAACAATTGCACTAGACATTGAATCACAAAGTTTGAATCATATCTAAAACACAATTGCATTGGGGATCTTAAACAATAtatttccaaaaaaatataaattcgaATCTTACAAAATCAAGACATGGATCTCAAAAAGATTAGTAAACTGAAATTCTAACATTGATATAGGGAATCTGGTGATAACAGATGTAGGTTGTGTGAATACTAGTAGTAAACTAAATAAAGCATGGTTTAACAGGGTTCTCCTACAATACAATTAAGTACACCTGTAAATTTAGTCATTTCTGCTGTGTGTATAGCTGGAGCGGCCAGAATTTTGTCATAAAGTTCAGGATGCTTCTTAGTCCAATCTCTATCTCCTGATTCGACAAAATACGCCCCTCTCAGAAATAGGTCTCCTTCTGATACCCATGTCCATGTCATCCACTCTGATTCTGGAGATTTCTCCCTTTTTGTCACCTTCAACATCATGGAGTAATTGACTTGTAATTCTTGATGATTTGGTGATGCAAATTGGGTTTAAATGTGAAAATATAATAAGTAGAGTTTCGTACCTGCTTGGCAAAAGGGTGATCGGCAACAAATCTGTTGCCCTGGCTAATGATGGTGGGATGACTGCTTCCACCAATGGCATACATTTTCCAATGAGTATAGTCATTGTTAACAACATGAAAATAACCAAATCTGCACCTCGGCATTCTCTGCACCATTCTTTTCCCAAAATGGTTGAAAGCTACCGTAACTTGCATTTTATCATCATAAGTAGCCATATCATTTGCACTAAAGAGCAATGCCTGccaaaaaataacaaataagagatatatatatatagggatttGATAGTAATTCATGAGTCCATATTATGATTGATATACTATACCTCATCGTGATCAGTGAAGTGGCTGTTGGTGATGCTGATGCCCGTGGATCCCTCGATGGCGTCGATAAGGCCATCGGTGCAATTCTTCATCGAGACATGATCGATCCAGATATTCTGTGACCCAAAGATGGAGATGCCGTCGCCATCGCTGACAGTGCGGAAGCCGTAATGGTCGACAGAGTCTCTAACCATGCCGCCGCTCTTGCTTAAGATGTCGTGGACTCTTATGCCGTGGATGATGACGTTGCTGACGAACTGGA is part of the Salvia splendens isolate huo1 chromosome 6, SspV2, whole genome shotgun sequence genome and encodes:
- the LOC121807176 gene encoding probable pectate lyase P59 — protein: MREIKIYPWLLMVLFGCCWILEIVNGNIGEWDEVWKKRSEESWNRTLETYEPVPEHIVSHLNVHANKAVKEVEEINAKENSTRRELLKGYTGPCMATNPIDRCWRCRPRWAKKRFRLADCVLGFGYKTTGGKNGDIYVVTDYTDHDMVNPRPGTLRHAVIQKEPLWIIFERDMLITLQQELIMQGDKTIDGRGVRVDIAYGAGITIQFVSNVIIHGIRVHDILSKSGGMVRDSVDHYGFRTVSDGDGISIFGSQNIWIDHVSMKNCTDGLIDAIEGSTGISITNSHFTDHDEALLFSANDMATYDDKMQVTVAFNHFGKRMVQRMPRCRFGYFHVVNNDYTHWKMYAIGGSSHPTIISQGNRFVADHPFAKQVTKREKSPESEWMTWTWVSEGDLFLRGAYFVESGDRDWTKKHPELYDKILAAPAIHTAEMTKFTGVLNCIVGEPC